Proteins encoded in a region of the Mycolicibacterium neoaurum genome:
- a CDS encoding acyl-CoA thioesterase, with translation MSTVLDLLTVRQTGVDRWRGQGAGPQGKRSFGGLFAAQSLAAAIATVPAEKRVTNMHLQFLRGGEAGDGAEYRVERVYDGRTAAARRVECRQHDRLLNTATVSFSAEMVGPEHGTHPMPTHPDALDPDRSLGPSPSVPLHEFDIRVDDQGEGTDFVRSFWWRTTVPLPADPVLHTLVAVYITDLYGVDPIFAVHGHSMRDRTYRGGTTDTSMWFHRPVFADQWNLLESRSPAAAQGRGVVTASLVRADGAVAATMVQEGLAANR, from the coding sequence GTGAGCACCGTGCTGGACCTGCTGACCGTGCGGCAGACCGGTGTCGACCGCTGGCGAGGACAAGGCGCGGGCCCGCAGGGAAAGCGATCTTTCGGTGGATTGTTCGCCGCGCAGAGCCTGGCGGCGGCGATCGCCACGGTGCCCGCCGAGAAGCGGGTGACCAATATGCATCTGCAGTTCCTGCGCGGCGGGGAGGCGGGCGACGGCGCGGAGTACCGCGTCGAGCGGGTCTATGACGGCAGGACCGCCGCGGCCCGCCGGGTCGAGTGCCGTCAACACGATCGCCTGCTGAACACGGCGACGGTGTCTTTCTCGGCCGAGATGGTCGGGCCCGAGCATGGCACGCATCCGATGCCCACGCACCCGGATGCGCTGGACCCGGACCGATCGCTGGGCCCGTCGCCGTCGGTGCCATTGCACGAGTTCGACATCCGAGTCGACGATCAGGGCGAGGGAACGGATTTCGTGCGGAGTTTCTGGTGGCGGACGACGGTTCCGTTACCCGCAGATCCGGTATTGCACACACTGGTCGCGGTGTATATCACCGACCTCTACGGCGTCGACCCGATCTTCGCAGTGCACGGGCATTCGATGCGCGATCGCACCTACCGCGGCGGCACGACCGACACGTCGATGTGGTTTCACCGGCCCGTCTTCGCCGATCAGTGGAATCTGCTGGAATCCCGGTCTCCCGCGGCCGCCCAGGGGCGCGGTGTCGTCACCGCATCGCTGGTGCGTGCCGATGGCGCCGTTGCCGCCACCATGGTCCAGGAGGGATTGGCCGCCAACCGCTGA
- a CDS encoding ABC transporter ATP-binding protein: MTDTLTVQDLSKSFTGTTVLDHVNLTLPTGSITAVVGASGCGKTTLLRLVAGFEKPDSGTIDIAGRRVASAQTSIAPHRRSVGYVAQDGALFPHLTVGANIAYGLDGSPRRAEVRSRVTELLETVSLEPSFAQRRPHELSGGQQQRVALARALARKPALMLLDEPFSALDTGLRAATRRAVTKVLTEAGITTLLVTHDQGEALSVADQVAVMRAGRFTGVGTPERVYRAPADRFTAEFLGDCIFLQATVRDGAAECALGRIPVSEPPAARSGTVLLRPEQLVAAVIADAGPHPAPGIGTVLSTEFLGHDVLLTVDIGESAPITVRQHSIDPPAVDTKVRITVMGTALMLP; encoded by the coding sequence ATGACCGATACCCTGACCGTGCAGGATCTTTCCAAATCCTTCACCGGCACAACGGTTCTCGACCACGTGAACCTGACGCTGCCCACCGGCAGCATCACGGCCGTTGTCGGCGCCTCCGGATGCGGTAAGACCACCCTGCTGCGTCTGGTCGCCGGATTCGAGAAACCCGACTCCGGCACCATCGACATTGCCGGGCGCCGGGTTGCCTCGGCGCAGACCAGTATCGCCCCCCATCGCCGTTCGGTCGGCTACGTCGCGCAGGACGGGGCGCTCTTTCCGCACCTGACCGTCGGAGCGAACATCGCCTACGGGCTGGACGGATCGCCCCGCCGCGCCGAGGTTCGGTCCAGGGTTACCGAACTACTGGAAACCGTCTCGCTGGAGCCGTCTTTCGCGCAGCGTCGGCCCCATGAGCTGTCGGGCGGCCAGCAGCAGCGCGTCGCGCTGGCGCGCGCCCTGGCACGCAAGCCTGCCCTGATGCTGCTCGACGAGCCGTTCTCGGCGCTGGACACCGGACTGCGCGCGGCCACCCGGCGTGCGGTCACCAAGGTGCTCACCGAGGCCGGAATCACCACCCTGCTGGTCACGCACGATCAGGGCGAGGCGTTGTCGGTGGCCGATCAGGTCGCCGTCATGCGGGCCGGCCGGTTCACCGGGGTCGGCACCCCAGAACGGGTTTATCGCGCCCCGGCCGACCGGTTCACCGCCGAGTTCCTCGGCGACTGCATCTTTCTGCAGGCGACCGTCCGCGACGGAGCCGCCGAATGTGCGCTCGGTCGGATACCGGTGTCGGAACCACCCGCCGCACGTTCGGGCACCGTTCTCCTTCGCCCCGAGCAGCTGGTGGCCGCCGTGATCGCCGATGCTGGGCCGCACCCTGCGCCCGGGATCGGCACGGTGCTGTCCACCGAATTCCTCGGTCACGATGTGCTGCTCACCGTCGACATCGGCGAGTCCGCCCCGATCACGGTCCGCCAGCACAGCATCGACCCGCCGGCGGTGGACACCAAGGTCCGCATCACCGTCATGGGTACCGCACTGATGCTGCCATGA